In the Nitrospirota bacterium genome, one interval contains:
- the rpmG gene encoding 50S ribosomal protein L33 has protein sequence MRDIFLFQCTECKNKNYSTMKNKKNTTDKLQRKKYCRSCMKHTVHKETKA, from the coding sequence ATGAGAGATATATTTTTATTCCAGTGCACCGAATGCAAAAATAAGAACTATTCGACCATGAAGAACAAGAAGAACACAACGGATAAGCTTCAGCGGAAAAAATACTGCAGAAGCTGCATGAAACATACCGTTCACAAGGAAACGAAAGCGTAG
- the tuf gene encoding elongation factor Tu (EF-Tu; promotes GTP-dependent binding of aminoacyl-tRNA to the A-site of ribosomes during protein biosynthesis; when the tRNA anticodon matches the mRNA codon, GTP hydrolysis results; the inactive EF-Tu-GDP leaves the ribosome and release of GDP is promoted by elongation factor Ts; many prokaryotes have two copies of the gene encoding EF-Tu) — YRPQFYFRTTDVTGVAELPEGVEMVMPGDNVSMTVELISPIAMEKELRFAIREGGRTVGAGVVTEVMV, encoded by the coding sequence CTATAGGCCGCAGTTCTACTTCAGGACCACGGACGTGACCGGAGTAGCAGAGCTGCCTGAGGGCGTGGAGATGGTAATGCCTGGTGACAACGTCAGTATGACGGTAGAGCTGATTTCGCCGATCGCGATGGAGAAGGAATTGAGGTTTGCAATCAGAGAAGGTGGTCGCACGGTTGGTGCCGGTGTCGTCACCGAGGTCATGGTTTAG